The genome window ACCCTTTTCATTTCTAATCCCTTGCATCCGTATTTCCCTATATCATGCCCTGCTGCCGCTCCCGAAACACGTCCAAGATCTATTGAAACCCCCAAATTTTTAAGCTGCCTTGCAACAAACAGTGCAAGATAGTGAACCCCCATTATATGGTCGAGTGTGCTGTATCCAACAACCTCCTGATTTAGCTTCATCATTTCATAGACATGGTCGTTCCTGAAAACATCAACGAATCTCTCGTATTCATAACTGTTTTCCAATCTTTCTATTTCGGACTCTTTCAAATATTCAAACGCGTACTTGCTTTGCCATGTGCCGTCGCCAGATTTTTTTTGGCTCTCGGCCACCGTTGCCAAAACATCTAGATACAGCTCCGAAGCATGGTCAAGTTCCGGATTCATCTCTATTTGAACCGCATGAGGAAAGGATTTATTCAGAGCATATTGATATATATATTGAAGCCAATCCTTTGGCTCTGCGCCACCCGAAACGACAAGTAAAATCTCCTTCATCAACGAATATACTGCTCCGCATGAATAGTCTTTCTCGCTTTCAATCCTTTTCACTTCTTTGCGAAAAGCATCCCCTCGAATTTTCTCCATGGCGATGGACTTTATTCGGCTGTTAATGGATTGATTATTCTTGACATTGATTTCTATGGTGTCGCATACATTTTTATATAAATTGTCCATATCGTGCCTCCCGTTATATTGCCTCCTATATTGATTTATATCCATTTACATATCTTTCTAATTATTTTTATAATATCATAAAGCCCCGTTGCATTAGCTTCGGGGTCTTCTGTTTTTATTTAATGCTTCAAATTTTTTTTATTCTCCATTATTCGATTCGCGTGCCTTGAATGAATAATAAATCGAATTTATTTCTCCTCCAAGCATCAATACTATACTGCTCATGTATAGCCAAACCATTAGCACTACCATAGCTGCCAAACTACCGTATATTATTGTATATCTTCCAAAATTATTTACAAACATTGAAAAACCTGCAGAAAGTGCAACCCATCCCGCCATTGCGAAGAGAGTTCCCGGTATTACATCTCTCCATTTATCGTGGCGATCAAAAGAAGCATAATAAAAAAATGAAATTACCGCAAAGAAAAACCCAATAATAAAGAGCCATCTGTATGCTAAAAACATTTCAATGAATCCCAAATCAAACCCTAATATATCTTCCATAAATAAAACAAAATCCTTGCCCATGCTGGGGAGCGTCAATGCAAACACTATTGAAATCATCAAGGCTATTGTGTAAATTATTGAAATAAACCTCTTGCGCCAATATTTTTTTACGTTTTTTACGCCATACGCCCTATTCATAGCCTGTCTCAATTCATGAATTCCACGGGATGCCGACCATATTGTAATCAGCGCCGTAACGGAAAGAAAATTAGCATTCGCTCGGGGCGCCACTGCTGAAGCGTAGTCTCTTATAACCATTATGACTTCCTTTGGAACAATTTTAGAAATTCCATCGAAAAAACCGCCGTAGGACATGGAAAAGCGTGTCAGCATACCGAAAAGAAATATCATGAACGGAAAAACTGACAGCACAAAAAAATATGCCATTTGAGCTCCGTAGCCAAAGATATTGTGTTCATTTATTCTTTTTAACAATTCCCGCCATGCATAAGAGTAAAATGCTTTATCCCTGAACATAGAATCACCCACCTTGCAAAACTCCGACAATCATTTATTTTTAGAATGCCGGAATATCTCTATTTCCGAAACCAGATTTCTGTAGTCTTCCGGTCTTAGCGATTGCTCCCCATCGCTAAGTGCCATTTCCGGATTATTATGAACCTCAACCATTATTCCGTCAGCGCCGCATGCCAAAGCCGCCCTGCTCATCGGCGCCACAAGTTCCCTCAATCCAGTTCCGTGGCTTGGATCAACCAAGACCGGCAGACCCGTCTCTTTTTTCATTATTGGTACAGCCGATAAATCGAGAGTATTTCTAGTATAATCTGTAAAGGTCCTTATTCCTCTTTCGCACAAAATTATTTCACCGTTGCCGCTCGATGCCAAGTATTCTGCAGCAAGTATCCATTCCCTAAGGGTTGCACTCATTCCGCGTTTTAACAAAACAGGTTTTCCCGTTTCTCCTACAGCCTTTAGTAGAGCATAGTTGTGCATGTTCCTGGAACCTATCTGAATCAAGTCCACCTGCTCAACAATCCTATCAATATGGTATTGATCAAGCACCTCCGTTACAATAGGAAGACCTGTTAGATAACTTGCCTCTTTTAAATACTCCAGCCCTTCCCATCCCAAACCCTGAAAATCGTAAGGACTCGTTCTCGGCTTAAATACCCCGCCTCTCAAGAATTCCGCACCCGCAGCTTTAACAATTTTGGCAATTTTTATTATCTGTTCCCGCGATTCAACAGCACATGGGCCTGCGATTCTTATTGGAATGTTTCCTCCACCTATCGCAATGCCTCCTGCTTTAACTGCTTTATCAATTCCGTCAATATGAAAAGTCATCAACACCATCTCCGTCTCTTTTTCCCTTTATCTCAATAATCAGCCTATGCGGCAAACATACCAATATTTCCCCAGGTGAATTTATCACTCCGTCAAGCACGCACACCTGATTTGCGCAATCCGAATATGCAATTCTAAGGCCTTCGTTGTCGACCACAATTCTATTTATTCCAAATTCCGTATCAATGTTTATTTCATTCTCTAATCCTTCAATCCATTCAAATGACTCATACAACTCGCCATCCATTTTTATTTCTACAACTCTAACATCTACAGGCCTGTTCCTATAGACTCCCAGAGCAAAAATCGGAATCAAGGCCAAGGCCAGCAAACAAACTATGATTATTAAATCCATTTTCTTCATTAATGCCAATCCTCCGTTTTTTTTGCTTATAATACATAATTCTAATATAATAAAGCTACAATGTCCAACTTGGAGGTCTTTATGAAAACCAGCAAACTCTTTTTAGTTTCAATAATATTGATGATTTTTACCATTTCAGTTGCCGGCTGCAACAGAAATCCATCGTCGTCGGAATTCCCTGCCACTCGCACCGATCTCTTCATGGGAACAGTCGTGCAAATAAAAATATATGAATCCGTTGACGAAGCCGTATTCGAAGAAGCCTTCAGCCTTATAGAAGATATAGAAAACAAAATGAGCCTAAATATGCCCGAAAGCGAACTCAATCAAATAAATCGAGCAGCAGGCGAAAATCCTGTCAAGGTATCCGGCGACACATACGATGTAATCGATAAAGCTATATACTACGGAAGCCTTTCCGGAGGAACATTCGACATAACAATAGGTCCATTGGTAAGTCTTTGGAACATAGGAAAGGAAAATGCGCGCGTTCCCGACCAATCCGAAATAGATGAAGCAATTAAACAAATTGACTACAAAAAGGTTTTATTGAATCCTGATGAAAAAACAGTTTTTCTTAAAGACTCCGGAATGATTTTGGACCTGGGCGGAATCGCAAAGGGTTACGCGGCCGATGCATTGAGCGAGATGTTTGAAAAAGAAGGAATCAATCATGCCATAATCAATCTCGGCGGAAACATTTATGCCCTCGGACAAAATCCAAACGGCAATCCATGGCAGATTGGCATTCAAAACCCCGAGGCAGAACGAAGCGATTACATCGGGGTGGCCAGCGTAAAAGACAAGTCCGTTGTAACTTCGGGCATTTATGAACGTTTTCTCGAATCGGGCGGCAAGTCATACCACCACATACTTAGCCCTTTTAACGGATACCCTTTCGAAAACAGCCTAACAGCGGTATCTATAATTGCCAGCAAATCGGTAGATGCCGATGCGCTTTCAACCGTGGCATTCTCTCTGGGTCTCGAATCCGGGCTCACTCTGCTTGAATCCATCCCCGATGCAGAAGCAATATTTATAACGAAGGATTTTAATGTATATACGACCTCAGGCCTTAAAGATTCCTTCAAGATGGCAAACGACGAATTCATCCTTGCAAACCAAGAAAAATGAAAGCTCACAATGAGCTTTCATTTTTAAGTATAAAGTAGTAAGTTGAAAGAAAAAGATTAAAAACATGTTGCCAGCTTCTCGTTCTACGTTCTACTGCTTTTATCTTTCGCTTTTTTATTTCGCTTTTCTTTCCACTTACTACTTTCCACGTTCTACTTCAATATCCCTTATTCAGATCCACCTTGTTTATCATTTCGCCTTCACCCGAAGCAAACACCATAAGATTCTTCTTGAATATCTCATAGGCCATCTTCATGTAATTCGGGTTTTCACCGCAAATGTGCGGGGTCATGATTATATTATCCGTTTTCCACAAGGGGCTGTCCTCC of Peptostreptococcaceae bacterium contains these proteins:
- a CDS encoding cytidyltransferase, with amino-acid sequence MDNLYKNVCDTIEINVKNNQSINSRIKSIAMEKIRGDAFRKEVKRIESEKDYSCGAVYSLMKEILLVVSGGAEPKDWLQYIYQYALNKSFPHAVQIEMNPELDHASELYLDVLATVAESQKKSGDGTWQSKYAFEYLKESEIERLENSYEYERFVDVFRNDHVYEMMKLNQEVVGYSTLDHIMGVHYLALFVARQLKNLGVSIDLGRVSGAAAGHDIGKYGCKGLEMKRV
- a CDS encoding FAD:protein FMN transferase, whose translation is MKTSKLFLVSIILMIFTISVAGCNRNPSSSEFPATRTDLFMGTVVQIKIYESVDEAVFEEAFSLIEDIENKMSLNMPESELNQINRAAGENPVKVSGDTYDVIDKAIYYGSLSGGTFDITIGPLVSLWNIGKENARVPDQSEIDEAIKQIDYKKVLLNPDEKTVFLKDSGMILDLGGIAKGYAADALSEMFEKEGINHAIINLGGNIYALGQNPNGNPWQIGIQNPEAERSDYIGVASVKDKSVVTSGIYERFLESGGKSYHHILSPFNGYPFENSLTAVSIIASKSVDADALSTVAFSLGLESGLTLLESIPDAEAIFITKDFNVYTTSGLKDSFKMANDEFILANQEK
- the aroF gene encoding 3-deoxy-7-phosphoheptulonate synthase: MVLMTFHIDGIDKAVKAGGIAIGGGNIPIRIAGPCAVESREQIIKIAKIVKAAGAEFLRGGVFKPRTSPYDFQGLGWEGLEYLKEASYLTGLPIVTEVLDQYHIDRIVEQVDLIQIGSRNMHNYALLKAVGETGKPVLLKRGMSATLREWILAAEYLASSGNGEIILCERGIRTFTDYTRNTLDLSAVPIMKKETGLPVLVDPSHGTGLRELVAPMSRAALACGADGIMVEVHNNPEMALSDGEQSLRPEDYRNLVSEIEIFRHSKNK
- a CDS encoding NusG domain II-containing protein; this encodes MKKMDLIIIVCLLALALIPIFALGVYRNRPVDVRVVEIKMDGELYESFEWIEGLENEINIDTEFGINRIVVDNEGLRIAYSDCANQVCVLDGVINSPGEILVCLPHRLIIEIKGKRDGDGVDDFSY
- a CDS encoding D-2-hydroxyacid dehydrogenase, translating into KETAVIINMGRGTTVNEEDMINVLQSKSIKGVVTDVYNKEPLSEDSPLWKTDNIIMTPHICGENPNYMKMAYEIFKKNLMVFASGEGEMINKVDLNKGY
- a CDS encoding YihY/virulence factor BrkB family protein, which translates into the protein MFRDKAFYSYAWRELLKRINEHNIFGYGAQMAYFFVLSVFPFMIFLFGMLTRFSMSYGGFFDGISKIVPKEVIMVIRDYASAVAPRANANFLSVTALITIWSASRGIHELRQAMNRAYGVKNVKKYWRKRFISIIYTIALMISIVFALTLPSMGKDFVLFMEDILGFDLGFIEMFLAYRWLFIIGFFFAVISFFYYASFDRHDKWRDVIPGTLFAMAGWVALSAGFSMFVNNFGRYTIIYGSLAAMVVLMVWLYMSSIVLMLGGEINSIYYSFKARESNNGE